The Vibrio maritimus genomic interval GTTCGCGGCATCTCCCGCCCCTTCTTGGTTACCAGCCCCGATCAAAGTATGAGCTTCATCTATAAACAAAATCATTGGAGTAGAGGATTGCTTAATCGCATCAATGACACTTTTTAAACGTTTTTCAAATTCCCCCTTAATAGATGCTCCGGCTTGTAAGCGACCAAGATCTAGAGCCAGTAACGTGACATTGCGCAAGCGCTCTGGCACTTGCTCTGCGGCAATACGTTGCGCCAACCCCTCAGCAACCGCACTTTTACCAACCCCGGCGTCCCCAACAACAATAGGGTTGTTTTTCCGGCGGCGGCATAGAATATCAATCATCAAATCCATTTCATCGTCACGACAAAGGACCGGATCAAGTACACCTTCCCGAGCTTGAGCCGTCATATCGACACAAAACTTACCTAATGCATCTTGCGTAATTTCTGAAGTAGGCTGGACTGACTTAGCCACCATCTTTGTCACGGTTTCTCCAGATTGCTCTAATCGTGAATGAAAAGCATGCTTCAATGCTTCTCTATTAACCTGTTCGAAAAAACCCACTACCTCGATAGATAAATAACGAGGTGCTCGTACAAGTGCGGCTAGCAAAATGGCACCAGATCGTAGATCTGTTTGCTGCAACTCTGTTGAGCTTAATAACCATGCATCTTGCAACAGTTCAATCAGCATCGGAGAAAATGTAGGATAAGTATCCAGTACGGCTTCCCTTCCTCCACTCTGACTAAGCAACATTTTTAATGAATCATGAGAAAGCGATTCCTGCTTCAACAAACAGCGCACATCAGACAGAGGGTTTTCTAGCAATACACTCAGATAATGCTCAAATGTCACTTCACTCTGTTGTTGCTCAATGCATAACGCCGCCGCTTGCTCTAAAGCAAGTTTACTCTGCTCGTTTAATTTCGATATTAAAGTAGAAAGTTCAATTCTGATCACAATGATTAGCCTACTGATTTATGGCAATATTTGGTTAAGTTCAGCGAGGACATCGGCTGACTGCTGTACGAGCGATGAATGATAAAGTGCAAATATCACACCCCACAGCACCACAAAGCCAGCGATGACTGACCATACTGACCACTGTCTTGTAATCACAGAATGCTGTGTGGCCACTTGTTCATGACGAAGCATCGCTGTCGACTGGGAGGATCCACCGGTACTGTCTATTACCATCTTTAATTGCTGTATGACCTTTTCTCGCATGGCCATTCCGTCTTTCATCACACCATACTTGCCTTCAAAACCCAGCATTAAGCATTGATAAATAAAAACCAAGAGCGAAGCGTAGCGATGTGGGTCTGTTTGCAAACGTTCTAAAATAGAAAACACCTTTTCGCCTCCCCATGTTTCATTATGAAAATGAGCAAGCATAGATTGAGCGCCCCATACACTGTCGGGCCCCCATGGCGTAGCTAATACAGCTTCATCAAGAAAAGCACATAATACATACCGATAAGCCAACGAAAGTGCTGGCTCAACGTTAGCCTCATTGAGTTCAACATCGATGTTTCGGATCTCATCACGCACTTGTTCGTATATCGCCTCGACATTTGAGCATGAAGCTAGGCCTTTAAGACGCAGCGCAAGTCCCATCAATCCACTAGAAACATCGCTAAAAAGATTCAACCCGTCACGTCGAAACTCAAAAACGTCGTGCACTGCGTGATGGGGATGTTGACTAGGTTCTGTCATATTCATTAACTCCTAATCGCCCAAAACTGTACATCTAATTCATCAAATGAAGAGGCAATGTGCATAGCAAAACCACTTGAATGTTCAAGCTGGCTCCATAGCGGGCTTGATTTATCAAGCTGAAAATAGGTATACCCCGCATGGTAAGGAAGTTGTCTTGGAGCAACGGGAAGCGCAATAAGCGGGATCCCTGGCAACTGCAAAGAGATGTGTTCACGAATCTTTTCAACAGAAGCAACTTTAGCCTGCTGAATGAAGAGTCGACGCAGCTCATCCAACGGCATGCGTGCTTTCACTGCAATGATAAACTCCCCATCATTCATTAATTGCGGATCTTGTACGGGAGCCACCATAACACCAAATTGACGCTTCTCGAGCTGTAGAGACATCGCTCGAGGCTCTAATACGATACTGAGGCTTTGACGTAAGTATCGCATCAGGGGCGTAAACGAATAAGTAGGAGATTCGTGTTGATAGCTTGGTATTTCTGGCGGCAGTCGCCGTTCATCGGTGAAAGAGGCCAATTCACCACATAAACTGATAAGACATTCATACAGTCTCTCAGGATGGAGACTGCGCAACTGAGACAAATGTTTTACTTGAGGTGCAACGCGATTGAGTGTTTGAAGCAACATAAAATCGGATACATCCGCAACACCACCTTGAGAAGGCGTACCAATTCGCAGTGCAATATTGTTCGCTCGCTCTCGCATAAGTCCCGCCATTTCCGTCGTAAAACGGTGAAGCGGCTCATGAGCACCTACATTCAAAAGGCAAGGGATAAACTCTGGATCGAGCAACACACTGCCATCAGGACGCTTTTCCAAAATTCTTGCGATAGCGAACGAAGCAAATCCACTGCGATCATCTCGCTCCAGCATCAAACGTATCTTTAATGGAGAAACATCCACGCCCGTCGAATCCCCTTTTTGAGAGTGTACGTCTTTCACATCGACACGACGATGTTCATAACGACCACTTCCACGAGTCTGCGGCCAATCGACCTCTAACAACGCATCACTGCGAAGCGTCACGCACAAATACACAACTTGGTTGGCAAAAGAAGCATCCGTCACTTCAAGCGCTTGAGGGGCTGCTTCCTCTTGAGGAATTCGAAAGACTGAACCATCCGGCATGATCCCTGTCGCTCTTTCTAAGGTAATACGTCCAAAAGACAAATAATCATAGTTTATCGCCAGTTCAGATACGCCAAAAAGATAGCGACTGACCGAAGCTATTCGTTCATCCAAACAATAATCCATGTGACGTTGCTGTTGTTGAAAGTGCTGTGGCTTAATGAACAGCCCTTCATTCCATACGACACGATTACGTGAATACATTTTTATTCCACCTTTTCCAACATAACGTCATAGTCTTTCAAATAAACCAATAAATGGTATTTTCGCCCCCTGTTGATGATTTTGACGGCGCGTTTCCATTCACTAAGCTCAGGCTCAGAAAACCGTGCCATCACACCGATGTAACGCGTCTTCTCATCTAACTCAATAGGGTTAATAAACTTGAATTGACCAGGAACGAGCACATAGTCATATACGTTAACAAAATTACTTTTTAATGCTTTTTGGTGATCGTTTTTCAGTTCATCGAAGTCAGCAGACATAAACATCGAGTCGTCTTGTAACTCAAAGACTTGAAATTCAACAGGTGCACTTTCACCAAATACATTTGGATTCATCCCACTATCACCCAATAAGCTGAGTGTGATGGTAGTAGGCCTCTCTGCTGGCACATCAGAAGAAGCACACGCCGCCAGCATAAGAACAACTCCAACAACGATGAGGCGTCGATACACGATTAGCACTCCCGTTGCATCTCACGAATTTTTTGGTCGTAAGCTTGTTCAAAAATTTCCCAGTACAATTTTTCAAAACCCTGCTGACGAAATGATGTTAATTCTTGGTAGTAGTCGTTATACATCTGCCACGCCCAACTGCCTGTCTCTTGTGAATGGGGTTCGGTCGCTCTGCGATACTGGCTAAAACGGCGGAGCAAGACTTCTGGAGAAAAGGCCACTAAAATTTGCTCAAGCGCAACCGATGTCGCATGCAACATAGCATCATGATGATTTCTTACCTGTTTGAGACTCTCACTGATTGCAGCAGGCGGAGAAAGGTGAACCGAACTGTGGCTGTCATCAAATAATGTTTGTATCGTTTCTTGATAAGAAAGCCCAAGACGAAGAGGATTATCTTCGATTGGTTGTAGATTTCGATTTAATGTACCAAATCGATCGCCTTTCACTTGTTCATGAATGGCTAGCACACCTTTAATACATGCCTGTAAAGATTCGCCAATATCATGGGCAAGCTCATGCCACTGCGTCACGTTCTGTTTCCCAGAAAGAGGAACACCAAGCCCTGACATCATTGGACTTGCCAATAAGTGTTCATCTCCTTGCGGCAACGTCATATCTAAACGTCGATCTCCGGTTTCTGGTTGTAATGGTTCCATGAGCTTCTCCCATTGAGTATTAACATCCCCATCAGAATGGGCGTCTGAGTGTAAATTAAAATCCGTTCGATGCTTTTTCAGGGTCATCGATGATGACAACTCAAATTCACTGTCGGACTGTGGCGTAAAAGATAAGCGGTCTTCTTTTTTCACTGATGAAGAGACATCGCTTAATAAATCATCGGTAACATTGTTTGTCTTTTGCGACTTAGCAAACAGCGCATCCAATTCGATCAGCGGATCAGGGATAGGCGCTTGTTGCACGATGAGCGGCTCGCTTTGATGAGACGAGAGAGAGGCATCAAGCAACGTATCAATATTTTCTAAGCGCTCTTGTGCACTATGCTCAAGAGCGACGCTAAGATGTAATGAGCCAATACAAAACTCATCACCGACGTTCAATTTTGCTCTTTGCCCTATACCTAATGGTGATGTTGCACCGTTAACATAAGTCCCCGCACATAGGTCAATAATGCAAAACACTCCGTCTACTCGTTGTATCTCACAGTGTTTCGCTTGAACTTGGTGATTAGAATCATCCAAGTGCCACTGTGCTGATGTGGCAGAGCCAATAAGCAAAGTGTCTTTGCACATAATCTGTGCCACGCATCCAGAAGCCAGTGCTGCTACATTGGTAACGGACAACGCCAACTCATTAATTTGATACATTATTGCCTCACTTGGATCAGAATGTGTTTGTCTTCCTGTGGTTTACCTAAAAAGGAACTCCACCCCAATTTGACGTCATGCCCAGACATCAAGCTCACTTGCATGGATTCCGGTTGCTCTAAGTGCAGCTCCAGGTCGTAAGCTAATTGCTCACGTAATATGAACTCCACTAATGTACAAAGTGGTAAAAACTCTTTTCCAGAGGGCAAGAAGTCTTCAAATCTCGACGAACTCAAACCGTGAATACAAATGGTAAACTTACCACGGACATCTACTGCCACATCCCCAATAACACTGTTTTCCCCAAGAGAGATATTTTTTGTTCCGAGCCCACACCGTTGTCCATCCACAATAGGTACCCATCGTTTTTCCCATTGGCGAATATGGACACGCTCTAAGTCGAAACAATGTGCGATGATCCCTGCAACCACTTGAGGCGAACGACTACGCCCCGCTAGCGTTCCTGCATACGAAAGCATCTTGCACCAGTTAATGGGCGTCTGGGTTCTCAGATTTGCATCGCCAAGTCCAACCAGTGCGAAAAACTGATTTGACATCGCATCCATCGCATCGGGTTCAAATCGTAAGTAATAGCGATATTTGCGCCATAACTCAGAAAACAGCTCAAGCACTCGATGATTGAAAAAATCAAAGAAAGGTCGCTTGATGCCTTCTTCTGATTCCGTCACCAAACGCTCTAACATAAAGCTTGGTAAAGGCGATTGAGCTCCTGATAAACCGAGAAATCGCGTGCTCATCTCCCAGCGATCGTGCGTAAGTGGTCTTAAAGCCGCCACATCAGAAGCCGCAAAACCTAAACTAGGATTTGCAGAAAACAGCCACCGATGAGAAGGCATATCACCTTCCCTGTCGATGCGCTTTACTAATTCGATTAACTGAAAAAACTGGTAAGCATGAGCGTCTTGTGGATATTCACGTGGGCTTGATACAATCGACTCATTAACCGGTTTCATTAGATCAACGGTTGTGTCCCTATCAACATGTCCCACGAGTATTCCTCTTGATTTTGTTCATTTATCACCGTCAACTCATGAAAAGAATTAATACTGGCATACAATGAAAAGAAGTGACTTAGTATTGTGCCAAACAAGTATAAATCGCCCTCAGAAGCGAACCCTTGCGGATCAAGCGTCAATACAGACTGTAATCCTCGTACAGGATATCCATGTACGAGGCGGTCCACTGGCTGAGTTTCAATTCCCACAATGCCGCTCATTCTTTTTTTAGCCACTCGCTCTGCTTGTCTGTCAACGAGCGCTTTAAAGTCGTAAGCGCACAAAACGCTTTTTAAGGCATCGGCCGATAACAAAGAAAGATAATTCAATGACATGTTAGAGATTAACGTCCACAACAAACTGCCATCTAATACCGGCCGTAAAGACTGTGTTGGTGCCATAATGTTTCGAAAAGTGGCAAAAGAGGGGGAAGTCTGTGTCGGTTTAGATATATCACCGATGCCAAGAGCTAAAGGTAACTGACGATTAGAACACATCAGTGAAAGAGACACCGCTTCATCAGCTTCGAACGCTGTTGTTTCATCACTGCGAACAAAGGAGATAAAGGTATCAAAGCCATCTCCTCGAAGACTGCTTTTAACACGTGAGCGGTAATACAAAGACTGACGCTCACGTACTCGCTCAATTTCATGATAGAAACTTTCAAAAGCAGCATATTGACGAGGTTTACCCCTCACTTTTTTGTTGTGTTGAGTCTTATCTTGCCACCCCATAACACTGTCAATACTAAACACCTCATAGTGAGAAGGATGACGACTTGACGGTGTCACAAGATATTCCGTTTGCTTACCCGTCAATGCGATCGGATCAGCATCATGAGCAAAAAGGTTTATAGCCGGTACACAATGTAATTGAAACTGCTCTTCGCTGACGACGACATCAGACGGAAGTGTCTTGTTAAAGTGGAAGTGCAACTCAAAATGCAAAGCATCATTGGCAGGTAGAGCCTGAGCAATATCATTGACATCAAAAAAGTGGAAGGCTTCTGGAAAAGTTAAATACTCTTGTAACAACCGATACCCATCCGACACATTCTGTGGATAGGGTAACAAGGCATCATCTTTGTTAAAGCCCACTCGAGAAAGGACCTGTTTTGGTAACCAGAATTGCATGTCATTGATAGTTATCGATATGTGCTCTAGATAATGATTCAACCACAAATACAGCATCTGAGAGCTAGATTTATCTCCCCCCAGATAAAAACGCAATGCATCTATATTCAGCGCCGTTAAAGGCGTTTTACCCACATTCTTTAAAGACACACTCACTATTGAAGCTTCTCGCGTGTGCTCGCAAAAAACGCGTTCACACACAATAGGGTAGAGCATCACATCCCGGCAAGATGAAAAGTGACAGGTAGTGAGCTCTACTTTCTTACTATCAAATTGCGCCCCTTTTTTTACTCTATGCGCGCCATTTAAATCATTTTCAGGTGTTAATGCGATAACAGTGCAACTAGGTACTGGCCTTAAATAGTTAGGCCACAGCATATTCAAAATAGAATGCGTGAGCTCTGGAAACTCATCATCGGCTTTAGCACGCAAACGCGCCGTTAAAAACGCGAACCCCTCAAGCAAACGCTCTATATCAGGATCATAAGAGCGAGACTGCAAAAAACGGGACAACTGGGGGTAGGTTTCAGAAAACACCTTTCCTTGCTCACGCAAGTAGGCCAGTTCTTCTCTAAAGTAATGATCTTGTGTCATGATAGTTAGAGCACTCGATATTGCTGATTTTTATCTAACAAAATCTGAAACCGAACACTGTCATGTAATGCTTCAGAGTTGAGTTGAGCTTCAATGGTAAAGATCAAATCGAGAGGATTGTCGTTGGTTGCCATGCTCGATACCGAAACAGCAGAAAGTCGTGGCTCAAATCGCTTAATACACGTTTGAATACTTTGCTTTATGCGCATAGCGAGATCTAAACAATCTAAGCCCGCGTCATTAAAATCAACCAGTCCGAGTAAAGGAGCGCTTTGCGCACTCCCCTCTCTTGTATTTAGGACATTCATCAGATTATCTTTGATCGATAATACAACCTGCCCTAGGCTTACGTTGCCTTGAAAGGCGGTCGATTCAATGCCTGCGTCTAAACGATCAAGAAATGCAACGCCGAACACCTGCTCTTCAGGGGCAATGTAACCATTCATTATGCTTGATCCAGACGTCCAACCAATGACAACTCAAAATTAGCGCCCATATACTTGAAGTGTGGACGCACAGAAATACCAACTTGGTACCAGCCTGGATTACCTTCCACATCCAACACTTCTATTTTAGCAGCTCGTAATGGACGTCGGCTTCGAACCTCTGCCGGCGGGTTTTCTTGATCAGCCACATACTGCTTGACCCAACCGTTAAGCTCTCTCTCTAAGTCCTGACGTTCTTTCCATGCTCCAATTTGTTCACGTTGAAGGACTTTTACATAATGCGCGAGACGATTAATGATCATCATATAAGGTAACTGAGTCCCTAACTTATGATTCATCTCCGCTTCTTTCCCTTCTTTTGTATTTGGAAAGATTGTATTTGGAAAGATCTTAGGTTTTTGAACAGAGTTCGCAGAAAAGAATGAAGCGTTATCGCTGCCTTTGCGCATAGTCAATGCAATAAAACCTTCTTCAGCAAGTTCAAATTCTTTGCGATCAGTGATAAGAACTTCTGTTGGAATTTTACTTTGTAGTGCTCCCATAGACTCAAAGATATGCGTTGGCAAGTCTTCAATCGCCCCACCACTTTGAGGGCCAATGATGTTTGGGCACCAACGGTATTTTGCGAAACTATCGGTTAAGCGAGTAGCAAAAGCAAAAGCCGTATTCCCCCACAAATAGTCTTCATGAGACGCTGACACATTCTCTGTATACTGGAATGATTTAACTGGGTTTTCAACGGGGTCGTAAGGTGTTCTGAGCAAAAAACGAGGTGCCGTTAAACCAAGATAGCGTGCATCTTCGGATTCTCTTAGAGCGTGCCATTTGGTGTATTTTGGACTTTCAAATGTGGCTTTTAAATCCTTAATGTTTGGCAACGCCTCAAAAGAGTCTATACCAAAAAACTCTGGAGCGACACTTGAAATGAAAGGCGCATGAGACATCGAGCCAACGGAAGCCATATACTGAAGCAAACGCATATCTGGCGTCGACGGTGTCAATGCGAAGTTACCTATAATGGCTCCTGTTGGTTCACCACCAAATTGTCCATAACCAGAAGAATAAACATGCTTATAGAAACCGGATTGAGAGAGCTCTGGTGCAAAATCAAAATCATCAAGCAGCTCTTCTTTAGTCGCATGCAACAGTTCAACTTTGTTATTTTCTTTAAAATCCGTGCGATCAATCAGCAGTTTCAAACCTCGCCATGATGACTCCATCGCTTGAAAAGACGCATGATGCAGGATCTCATCCATCTGCTTACTGATTTTTTTATCGACTTCAAGCAGCATTTGATCAACCAACTGCTTATTCACGTTATTTTGCGAGTGCCCTTGACCAAGCAGGTTTTCGAGAAAAGCAGCAACCCCTTTTTTAGCGACGTCATACCCTTCTTCTTCTGGCACCATTTTAGTTTGCGCCATTATCTCATCAAGCAAACTGCCTTCTGCCATAGGTGTGGCAGTATCTAATACGTTCTCTTGTTGCGTAACCATGTTCATTCCTGATCTTGCCTTATGCTTTAGGCTCATCTGATGGATTAACCAATTCCAATTCTTTTAAAAGCTTTTCACGTGACTCATCCGAAGTCAGCAACGCTTGAAGGCGCTCTCGAAATGCTGGAATATTCCCGAGAGGACCTTTTAGAGCCACCAAAGCCTCACGCAGCTCAACCAAT includes:
- the icmH gene encoding type IVB secretion system protein IcmH/DotU, translating into MTEPSQHPHHAVHDVFEFRRDGLNLFSDVSSGLMGLALRLKGLASCSNVEAIYEQVRDEIRNIDVELNEANVEPALSLAYRYVLCAFLDEAVLATPWGPDSVWGAQSMLAHFHNETWGGEKVFSILERLQTDPHRYASLLVFIYQCLMLGFEGKYGVMKDGMAMREKVIQQLKMVIDSTGGSSQSTAMLRHEQVATQHSVITRQWSVWSVIAGFVVLWGVIFALYHSSLVQQSADVLAELNQILP
- the tssK gene encoding type VI secretion system baseplate subunit TssK — translated: MYSRNRVVWNEGLFIKPQHFQQQQRHMDYCLDERIASVSRYLFGVSELAINYDYLSFGRITLERATGIMPDGSVFRIPQEEAAPQALEVTDASFANQVVYLCVTLRSDALLEVDWPQTRGSGRYEHRRVDVKDVHSQKGDSTGVDVSPLKIRLMLERDDRSGFASFAIARILEKRPDGSVLLDPEFIPCLLNVGAHEPLHRFTTEMAGLMRERANNIALRIGTPSQGGVADVSDFMLLQTLNRVAPQVKHLSQLRSLHPERLYECLISLCGELASFTDERRLPPEIPSYQHESPTYSFTPLMRYLRQSLSIVLEPRAMSLQLEKRQFGVMVAPVQDPQLMNDGEFIIAVKARMPLDELRRLFIQQAKVASVEKIREHISLQLPGIPLIALPVAPRQLPYHAGYTYFQLDKSSPLWSQLEHSSGFAMHIASSFDELDVQFWAIRS
- the tssJ gene encoding type VI secretion system lipoprotein TssJ codes for the protein MYRRLIVVGVVLMLAACASSDVPAERPTTITLSLLGDSGMNPNVFGESAPVEFQVFELQDDSMFMSADFDELKNDHQKALKSNFVNVYDYVLVPGQFKFINPIELDEKTRYIGVMARFSEPELSEWKRAVKIINRGRKYHLLVYLKDYDVMLEKVE
- the tagH gene encoding type VI secretion system-associated FHA domain protein TagH: MYQINELALSVTNVAALASGCVAQIMCKDTLLIGSATSAQWHLDDSNHQVQAKHCEIQRVDGVFCIIDLCAGTYVNGATSPLGIGQRAKLNVGDEFCIGSLHLSVALEHSAQERLENIDTLLDASLSSHQSEPLIVQQAPIPDPLIELDALFAKSQKTNNVTDDLLSDVSSSVKKEDRLSFTPQSDSEFELSSSMTLKKHRTDFNLHSDAHSDGDVNTQWEKLMEPLQPETGDRRLDMTLPQGDEHLLASPMMSGLGVPLSGKQNVTQWHELAHDIGESLQACIKGVLAIHEQVKGDRFGTLNRNLQPIEDNPLRLGLSYQETIQTLFDDSHSSVHLSPPAAISESLKQVRNHHDAMLHATSVALEQILVAFSPEVLLRRFSQYRRATEPHSQETGSWAWQMYNDYYQELTSFRQQGFEKLYWEIFEQAYDQKIREMQREC
- the tssG gene encoding type VI secretion system baseplate subunit TssG, with the protein product MGHVDRDTTVDLMKPVNESIVSSPREYPQDAHAYQFFQLIELVKRIDREGDMPSHRWLFSANPSLGFAASDVAALRPLTHDRWEMSTRFLGLSGAQSPLPSFMLERLVTESEEGIKRPFFDFFNHRVLELFSELWRKYRYYLRFEPDAMDAMSNQFFALVGLGDANLRTQTPINWCKMLSYAGTLAGRSRSPQVVAGIIAHCFDLERVHIRQWEKRWVPIVDGQRCGLGTKNISLGENSVIGDVAVDVRGKFTICIHGLSSSRFEDFLPSGKEFLPLCTLVEFILREQLAYDLELHLEQPESMQVSLMSGHDVKLGWSSFLGKPQEDKHILIQVRQ
- the tssF gene encoding type VI secretion system baseplate subunit TssF translates to MTQDHYFREELAYLREQGKVFSETYPQLSRFLQSRSYDPDIERLLEGFAFLTARLRAKADDEFPELTHSILNMLWPNYLRPVPSCTVIALTPENDLNGAHRVKKGAQFDSKKVELTTCHFSSCRDVMLYPIVCERVFCEHTREASIVSVSLKNVGKTPLTALNIDALRFYLGGDKSSSQMLYLWLNHYLEHISITINDMQFWLPKQVLSRVGFNKDDALLPYPQNVSDGYRLLQEYLTFPEAFHFFDVNDIAQALPANDALHFELHFHFNKTLPSDVVVSEEQFQLHCVPAINLFAHDADPIALTGKQTEYLVTPSSRHPSHYEVFSIDSVMGWQDKTQHNKKVRGKPRQYAAFESFYHEIERVRERQSLYYRSRVKSSLRGDGFDTFISFVRSDETTAFEADEAVSLSLMCSNRQLPLALGIGDISKPTQTSPSFATFRNIMAPTQSLRPVLDGSLLWTLISNMSLNYLSLLSADALKSVLCAYDFKALVDRQAERVAKKRMSGIVGIETQPVDRLVHGYPVRGLQSVLTLDPQGFASEGDLYLFGTILSHFFSLYASINSFHELTVINEQNQEEYSWDMLIGTQPLI
- the tssE gene encoding type VI secretion system baseplate subunit TssE yields the protein MNGYIAPEEQVFGVAFLDRLDAGIESTAFQGNVSLGQVVLSIKDNLMNVLNTREGSAQSAPLLGLVDFNDAGLDCLDLAMRIKQSIQTCIKRFEPRLSAVSVSSMATNDNPLDLIFTIEAQLNSEALHDSVRFQILLDKNQQYRVL
- the tssC gene encoding type VI secretion system contractile sheath large subunit — protein: MVTQQENVLDTATPMAEGSLLDEIMAQTKMVPEEEGYDVAKKGVAAFLENLLGQGHSQNNVNKQLVDQMLLEVDKKISKQMDEILHHASFQAMESSWRGLKLLIDRTDFKENNKVELLHATKEELLDDFDFAPELSQSGFYKHVYSSGYGQFGGEPTGAIIGNFALTPSTPDMRLLQYMASVGSMSHAPFISSVAPEFFGIDSFEALPNIKDLKATFESPKYTKWHALRESEDARYLGLTAPRFLLRTPYDPVENPVKSFQYTENVSASHEDYLWGNTAFAFATRLTDSFAKYRWCPNIIGPQSGGAIEDLPTHIFESMGALQSKIPTEVLITDRKEFELAEEGFIALTMRKGSDNASFFSANSVQKPKIFPNTIFPNTKEGKEAEMNHKLGTQLPYMMIINRLAHYVKVLQREQIGAWKERQDLERELNGWVKQYVADQENPPAEVRSRRPLRAAKIEVLDVEGNPGWYQVGISVRPHFKYMGANFELSLVGRLDQA